A window of the Gossypium hirsutum isolate 1008001.06 chromosome A03, Gossypium_hirsutum_v2.1, whole genome shotgun sequence genome harbors these coding sequences:
- the LOC107885973 gene encoding E3 ubiquitin-protein ligase RDUF1, translating into MSSTSSYWCYSCTRLVRVVVLDSGSNDAVVCPYCDGGFIEEIESSDNHNRRFPAMYMITSNDNSRQNSIRARNLVFRRNRRGSVDRSNINPIIVLRGSTDDENGSTNGISNSGFGFFYDDGSGSGLRPIPTSMSESLMGLGFDRLLEQLSQIEITGLGQPENPPASKSAIESMPTIQIEKAHVCSETHCAVCKEPFELGSEAREMPCKHIYHEDCIIPWLALRNSCPLCRHELPSDRSESNDEASETVGLSIWRLPGGVFAVGRFRGEREVPVVYTEMDGGFGESGSESGSGHGAARRVSWVGVRRRENGFRRVVRNVTSFLRGLRSQPSHRGNEESGGLTRSGSTSMFRRFTRSLSSSSNSVL; encoded by the coding sequence ATGTCTTCAACGTCTTCGTATTGGTGTTACAGCTGCACCCGTCTGGTTCGTGTGGTGGTTTTGGATAGCGGGTCAAACGACGCCGTTGTCTGCCCGTACTGCGACGGAGGCTTCATCGAGGAGATCGAATCTTCGGACAATCACAACCGTCGGTTTCCAGCTATGTACATGATCACCAGCAACGATAATAGCCGTCAAAATTCGATTCGGGCGCGAAATCTCGTCTTTCGTAGGAATCGTCGCGGTTCTGTTGACCGGTCAAACATCAATCCGATCATCGTCCTCCGTGGCTCCACCGACGACGAGAACGGCTCCACCAACGGGATCAGCAACAGCGGGTTTGGGTTCTTCTATGATGACGGATCTGGGTCCGGTTTAAGACCCATACCGACTTCGATGTCCGAATCTCTAATGGGTTTGGGTTTCGACCGGTTATTGGAACAGCTTTCCCAGATCGAAATAACCGGACTGGGTCAACCCGAGAACCCGCCGGCTTCGAAATCGGCAATCGAATCAATGCCGACGATTCAAATAGAAAAAGCCCATGTTTGTTCGGAAACCCACTGCGCCGTTTGTAAAGAACCTTTCGAGCTCGGGTCGGAAGCGAGGGAGATGCCGTGCAAGCATATTTACCATGAAGATTGTATCATCCCATGGCTGGCGCTTCGGAACTCGTGCCCACTTTGCCGCCACGAATTGCCGTCGGATCGGAGCGAGTCGAACGACGAGGCATCAGAGACGGTGGGGCTGAGCATATGGAGGTTACCGGGTGGGGTTTTCGCGGTGGGAAGGTTCAGGGGAGAAAGGGAAGTGCCGGTAGTATACACGGAGATGGACGGTGGGTTTGGGGAATCGGGATCGGAATCGGGTTCGGGTCATGGAGCAGCGAGGAGGGTATCGTGGGTCGGGGTAAGAAGAAGAGAGAATGGATTCAGGAGAGTTGTTAGAAATGTGACGTCGTTTTTGAGGGGGTTGAGGTCTCAGCCGTCTCATCGTGGAAATGAAGAATCCGGTGGTTTGACTAGAAGTGGTTCAACGTCTATGTTTCGTAGGTTTACAAGAAGCTTAAGCTCAAGCTCCAACTCTGTTTtgtaa